A part of Aspergillus oryzae RIB40 DNA, chromosome 7 genomic DNA contains:
- a CDS encoding putative GPI anchored protein (predicted protein), which produces MQLTLLTTLLVATSALAAPQIDNLVSQAEGIAQTAVNGGQSIASDIASAATSIASAAETGVPGAASSITSAAGAAASSAESWGSSVASDAQSRASSIASEASSKLSDSLTTLTGTNGQPTSTGLVSTTSASGTETTTATSTSTTGTSSSSSSSSSAGSASSTSSDGAGAMPTPFSFGAGVAGVAGVLGVMAAL; this is translated from the coding sequence ATGCAGTTGACTCTTCTCACCACCCTGCTCGTCGCCACCTCCGCCCTGGCTGCTCCCCAGATCGACAACCTCGTCTCCCAGGCGGAAGGTATCGCCCAGACCGCTGTGAACGGCGGCCAGAGCATCGCCTCCGACATTGCCAGCGCTGCCACCTCCATCGCTTCCGCCGCTGAGACCGGTGTCCCCGGCGCTGCCTCATCCATCACCTCTGCCGCGGGCGCCGCCGCCTCCAGCGCAGAGAGCTGGGGCTCCTCCGTCGCTTCCGACGCCCAGAGCAGGGCCTCCTCCATCGCATCCGAGGCCAGCTCCAAGCTGAGCGACAGCCTGACCACCCTGACCGGCACCAACGGCCAGCCCACTTCCACCGGCCTCGTCTCTACCACCTCCGCCAGCGGAACCGAGACCACCACTGCCACAagcacctccaccaccggtacttcttcttcctcttcctcttcctcctcagctGGCAgtgcctcctccaccagcagcgACGGTGCAGGTGCCATGCCCACTCCTTTCAGCTTCGGTGCCGGTGTCGCCGGTGTCGCCGGTGTCCTGGGTGTCATGGCTGCTCTGTAA
- a CDS encoding uncharacterized protein (predicted protein), translating to MRLLLPFLVLPLATLDVPPPQDVSAVNSVAALRLAELNKPKGDFIRSCKDVKLDGKKDDMHELIATCAAGNGTEITSKLDLSYCYSSLSAGGNNGKELKQGKTTTTSEFISIILL from the exons ATGCGTCTACTTCTACCCTTCCTCGTTCTGCCTTTGGCAACCCTGGATGTGCCTCCGCCTCAAGATGTCTCTGCAGTTAACTCAGTAGCTGCCCTTAGACTTGCAGAACTTAATAAACCGAAAGGGGATTTTATTCGCTCCTGCAAAGACGTGAAGCTCGAcgggaagaaagatgataTGCATGAACTGATTGCAACGTGCGCGGCCGGCAATGGGACCGAAATTACTTCCAAATTAGATTTAAGCTATTGTTACTCTTCTCTATCAGCTGGAGGAAATAA TGGTAAAGAGTTAAAGCAGGGTAAGACCACCACTACCAGCGAATTCATATCTATCATACTGTTATAA
- a CDS encoding uncharacterized protein (predicted protein) gives MAGSSNPREPARFKFLEVFIPLPKEYHTFYDKLEQMKDRLTAHKSQLDQTTPLNPGYYDLYFKVIEDENDETLELIRKLEARKKKQNIGEIIRICVPEDVRVDWDGMTPAQEKPEDGRKYVRYQNLWYNEGFLTCYNAVMLMVNGLLEDAVRMQEAEVRRRLQNPNPYCPPQEPEWNFFIKEESDDGHT, from the coding sequence ATGGCAGGGTCATCTAATCCAAGGGAGCCAGCAAGATTCAAATTCTTAGAAGTTTTTATTCCACTTCCGAAGGAATATCATACATTTTATGATAAGCTCGAACAGATGAAAGATCGCCTTACCGCGCACAAAAGTCAACTTGACCAAACTACTCCATTGAACCCCGGATATTACGATTTATATTTTAAGGTCATTGAGGACGAGAACGACGAGACCCTTGAATTAATACGTAAACTCGAAGCtcggaaaaagaagcagaacaTTGGTGAGATTATTAGGATATGTGTTCCAGAAGACGTCCGGGTCGACTGGGACGGAATGACGCCGGCCCAGGAGAAACCAGAAGATGGTCGCAAATATGTGAGATACCAGAACCTTTGGTATAACGAAGGCTTTTTGACTTGCTATAATGCTGTCATGCTTATGGTAAATGGCTTGCTCGAGGATGCGGTGAGGAtgcaagaagcagaagtacGGCGTCGGCTTCAGAATCCGAATCCTTATTGCCCTCCTCAAGAACCTGAGTGGAATTTTTTcataaaagaagaaagcgacGACGGTCACACATAA